One region of Peromyscus eremicus chromosome 4, PerEre_H2_v1, whole genome shotgun sequence genomic DNA includes:
- the LOC131908462 gene encoding olfactory receptor 4F3/4F16/4F29-like, whose protein sequence is MLMEGANHSVVSEFVFLGLTNSWDIQLLVFVFSSMFYVASMMGNSLIIFTVASDPQLHSPMYFLLANLSFIDLGVSCVTSPKMMYDLFRKRKVISFRGCVIQIFSIHVIGGVEMVLLIAMAFDRYVAICKPLHYLTIMGPRMCLSFVVTAWLVGLTHSLVQLAFVVNLPFCGPNVLDSFYCDLPRFIKLACIDTHKLEFMVTANSGFISVGSFIILIISYIVIIITVQKHSSSGSSKALSTLSAHISVVVLFFGPLIFVYTWPSSTIHLDKFLAIFDAVFTPFLNPVIYTFRNQEMKMAMKRVCRQLLSYRKIS, encoded by the coding sequence ATGCTCATGGAAGGAGCAAATCACTCTGTGGTGTCGGAGTTTGTATTTCTTGGACTCACCAACTCCTGGGACATTCAGCTTCTTGTCTTTGTGTTCTCCTCCATGTTTTATGTGGCAAGCATGATGGGAAACTCCCTCATCATTTTTACTGTGGCTTCAGACCCTCAGTTACACTCTCCAATGTACTTTCTGTTGGCCAACCTCTCCTTCATTGACTTAGGTGTTTCTTGTGTCACTTCTCCTAAGATGATGTATGATCTGTTCAGAAAGCGCAAAGTCATCTCCTTTAGAGGCTGTGTCATTCAGATCTTCTCCATCCATGTCATTGGTGGTGTGGAGATGGTTTTACTCATAGCCATGGCCTTTGATAGATATGTAGCCATATGTAAACCCCTCCATTACCTGACCATTATGGGCCCAAGAATGTGTCTTTCCTTTGTAGTGACTGCTTGGTTAGTTGGCCTTACACACTCTCTTGTTCAACTGGCTTTTGTAGTTAATTTACCTTTCTGTGGACCAAATGTGTTGGACAGCTTCTATTGTGACCTTCCCCGTTTCATCAAACTTGCCTGCATAGACACCCATAAACTAGAGTTCATGGTCACAGCCAACAGTGGGTTCATCTCTGTGGGCTCCTTCATCATACTGATCATTTCCTATATTGTCATCATAATCACTGTACAAAAACACTCTTCAAGTGGTTCCTCTAAAGCCCTGTCCACACTTTCAGCTCATATCTCTGTGGTGGTCTTATTCTTTGGTCCTTTGATATTTGTCTATACATGGCCATCTTCCACCATACACCTGGATAAATTTCTGGCCATATTTGACGCAGTTTTCACTCCCTTTCTGAATCCTGTGATCTACACATTCAGGAATCAGGAAATGAAGATGGCAATGAAGAGAGTATGCAGACAGCTACTGAGTTACAGAAAGATCTCCTAA